One window from the genome of Pseudomonas fluorescens encodes:
- a CDS encoding NADP-dependent isocitrate dehydrogenase encodes MPTRSKIIYTFTDEAPALATYSLLPIVEAFTASADIAVETRDISLAGRILASFPEQLGDKAVADHLAELGDLAVTPEANIIKLPNISASVPQLQAAIKELQAQGYALPDYPETVSTDAEKDARARYDKVKGSAVNPVLREGNSDRRAPLSVKNYARKHPHKMGAWAADSKSHVAHMSTGDFYGSEKAALIDAAGSVKIELIAQDGTATVLKEKTTVQAGEILDCAVMSKNALRDFIAAEIEDAKQKGVLLSVHLKATMMKVSDPIMFGQIVAEFYKDALAKHAQVLEQIGFNLNNGIGDLYARIKALPAEQQAQIEADIQAVYAARPSLAMVNSDKGITNLHVPSDVIVDASMPAMIRDSGKMWGTDGQLHDTKAVIPDRCYATIYQAVIEDCKQHGAFDPTTMGSVPNVGLMAKKAEEYGSHDKTFQIKANGVVRVSDNTGRTLLEQNVEAGDIFRMCQTKDAPIQDWVKLAVNRARASSTPAIFWLDPMRAHDGVVIEKVQTYLKDHDTSGLDIRIMSPVDAMKFTLGRTREGKDTISVTGNVLRDYLTDLFPIMELGTSAKMLSIVPLMNGGGLFETGAGGSAPKHVQQLLEENFLRWDSLGEFLALAASLEHLGGTYNNPKALVLAKTLDQATGEFLDRNKSPSRKVGGIDNRGSHFYLTLFWAQALAAQDDDAALKAQFASLAKTLTDNEEKIVAELNAVQGKPVDIGGYYFANPELTSKAMRPSATFNAAIAALV; translated from the coding sequence ATGCCCACCCGCTCGAAGATCATCTATACCTTCACCGACGAAGCGCCTGCCCTCGCCACCTATTCGCTGCTGCCGATCGTCGAAGCCTTTACCGCTTCGGCCGATATCGCCGTGGAAACCCGCGATATCTCCCTCGCAGGGCGCATCCTGGCCAGCTTCCCCGAGCAACTGGGTGACAAAGCCGTAGCCGACCACCTCGCCGAACTGGGCGACCTGGCCGTTACGCCTGAAGCCAACATCATCAAGCTGCCGAACATCAGCGCCTCGGTGCCGCAACTGCAGGCCGCGATCAAGGAATTGCAGGCCCAGGGCTACGCACTGCCGGACTACCCGGAAACCGTGAGCACCGACGCCGAGAAAGACGCTCGCGCCCGTTACGACAAGGTCAAGGGCAGCGCCGTGAACCCGGTCCTGCGCGAAGGCAACTCCGACCGCCGTGCACCGCTGTCGGTCAAGAACTACGCACGCAAGCACCCGCACAAGATGGGCGCCTGGGCCGCGGACTCCAAGTCCCACGTAGCCCACATGAGCACCGGCGATTTCTACGGCAGCGAAAAAGCCGCCCTGATCGACGCCGCCGGCAGTGTGAAAATCGAGCTGATCGCCCAGGACGGCACTGCCACTGTCCTGAAGGAAAAAACCACCGTACAAGCCGGTGAGATCCTCGACTGCGCCGTGATGAGCAAAAACGCCCTGCGCGACTTCATCGCCGCTGAAATCGAAGACGCCAAGCAAAAAGGCGTGCTGCTGTCGGTTCACCTCAAGGCCACCATGATGAAGGTCTCCGACCCGATCATGTTCGGCCAGATCGTTGCCGAGTTCTATAAAGACGCCCTGGCCAAGCACGCACAAGTGCTGGAGCAGATCGGCTTCAACCTGAACAACGGCATCGGCGACCTGTACGCCCGCATCAAGGCCCTGCCGGCCGAGCAGCAGGCGCAGATCGAAGCCGACATCCAGGCGGTCTACGCGGCGCGCCCATCCCTGGCGATGGTCAACTCCGACAAAGGCATCACCAACCTGCACGTGCCGAGCGACGTGATCGTCGACGCCTCGATGCCAGCCATGATCCGTGACTCCGGCAAGATGTGGGGCACCGATGGCCAGCTGCACGACACCAAGGCCGTGATCCCGGATCGCTGCTACGCCACCATCTACCAGGCGGTGATCGAAGACTGCAAGCAACACGGCGCCTTCGATCCAACCACCATGGGCAGCGTGCCGAACGTCGGCCTGATGGCCAAGAAAGCCGAAGAATACGGCTCTCACGACAAGACCTTCCAGATCAAGGCCAACGGCGTGGTCCGCGTTTCGGACAACACCGGTCGCACCCTGCTGGAGCAGAACGTCGAGGCTGGCGACATCTTCCGCATGTGCCAGACCAAGGACGCGCCGATCCAGGATTGGGTCAAACTGGCCGTCAACCGTGCCCGCGCCAGCAGCACCCCGGCGATCTTCTGGCTGGACCCGATGCGCGCCCACGACGGCGTCGTCATCGAGAAGGTCCAGACCTACCTGAAGGACCACGACACCAGCGGCCTGGACATTCGCATCATGTCGCCTGTCGACGCGATGAAGTTCACCCTGGGCCGCACCCGCGAAGGCAAGGACACCATCTCGGTGACCGGCAACGTGCTGCGTGACTACCTGACCGACCTGTTCCCGATCATGGAACTGGGCACCAGCGCCAAGATGCTGTCGATCGTGCCGCTGATGAACGGCGGTGGCCTGTTCGAAACCGGCGCCGGCGGCTCGGCACCCAAGCACGTTCAGCAGTTGCTGGAAGAGAACTTCCTGCGCTGGGATTCCCTGGGCGAGTTCCTGGCCCTGGCTGCATCCCTCGAGCACCTGGGCGGGACCTACAACAACCCGAAAGCCCTGGTGCTGGCCAAGACCCTGGACCAGGCTACCGGTGAGTTCCTGGACCGCAACAAGTCGCCTTCGCGCAAGGTCGGCGGCATCGACAACCGCGGCAGCCACTTCTACCTGACCCTGTTCTGGGCCCAGGCACTGGCCGCCCAGGACGACGACGCAGCCCTCAAGGCCCAGTTCGCGTCCCTGGCCAAGACATTGACCGACAACGAAGAAAAGATCGTTGCCGAACTCAATGCCGTGCAAGGCAAGCCCGTGGACATCGGCGGTTACTACTTCGCCAACCCCGAGCTGACCAGCAAGGCCATGCGCCCGAGCGCCACCTTCAACGCGGCGATTGCTGCGCTGGTGTAA
- the icd gene encoding NADP-dependent isocitrate dehydrogenase, whose amino-acid sequence MGYQKIQVPAVGDKITVNADHSLNVPDNPIIPFIEGDGIGVDISPVMIKVVDAAVQKAYGGKRKISWMEVYAGEKATQVYDQDTWLPQETLDAVKDYVVSIKGPLTTPVGGGIRSLNVALRQQLDLYVCLRPVRWFEGVPSPVKKPGDVDMTIFRENSEDIYAGIEWKAGSPEATKVIKFLKEEMGVTKIRFDEDCGIGVKPVSKQGTKRLARKALQYVVDNDRDSLTIVHKGNIMKFTEGAFKEWAYEVAAEEFGATLLDGGPWMQFKNPRTGKNVIVKDAIADAMLQQILLRPAEYDVIATLNLNGDYLSDALAAEVGGIGIAPGANLSDTVAMFEATHGTAPKYAGKDQVNPGSLILSAEMMLRHMGWTEAADLIIKGTNGAISAKTVTYDFERLMEGAKLVSSSGFGDALISHM is encoded by the coding sequence ATGGGGTATCAAAAGATTCAGGTTCCAGCCGTCGGTGACAAAATCACCGTCAATGCAGACCATTCTCTTAATGTTCCCGACAACCCGATCATCCCCTTCATCGAAGGCGACGGCATTGGCGTCGATATCAGTCCGGTCATGATCAAGGTTGTGGACGCTGCGGTTCAGAAGGCCTATGGCGGCAAGCGCAAGATTTCCTGGATGGAAGTCTATGCCGGTGAGAAAGCGACCCAGGTCTACGACCAGGACACCTGGTTGCCCCAGGAAACCCTGGATGCGGTCAAGGACTACGTGGTTTCCATCAAGGGCCCGCTGACCACGCCGGTGGGTGGCGGTATCCGTTCGTTGAACGTAGCGCTGCGCCAGCAGCTCGACCTGTATGTCTGCCTGCGTCCGGTGCGCTGGTTCGAAGGTGTGCCAAGCCCGGTCAAGAAGCCTGGCGACGTGGACATGACGATCTTTCGCGAGAACTCCGAGGACATTTACGCGGGCATCGAGTGGAAAGCCGGCTCGCCCGAAGCCACCAAGGTCATCAAGTTCCTGAAAGAAGAAATGGGCGTGACCAAGATCCGTTTCGACGAGGATTGCGGCATCGGCGTCAAGCCGGTTTCCAAGCAGGGCACCAAGCGCCTGGCTCGCAAGGCCCTGCAATATGTGGTCGACAACGACCGCGATTCGCTGACCATCGTGCATAAAGGCAACATCATGAAGTTCACCGAAGGTGCCTTCAAGGAATGGGCCTACGAAGTGGCAGCCGAAGAGTTCGGCGCGACCCTGCTCGACGGCGGGCCGTGGATGCAGTTCAAGAACCCGCGGACCGGCAAGAACGTCATCGTCAAGGACGCCATCGCCGATGCGATGTTGCAGCAGATCCTGTTGCGCCCGGCCGAGTATGACGTGATCGCCACCCTGAACCTGAACGGTGACTACCTGTCCGACGCCCTGGCGGCGGAAGTGGGCGGTATCGGTATCGCGCCGGGCGCCAACCTGTCCGACACCGTGGCGATGTTCGAAGCCACCCACGGTACCGCGCCCAAGTATGCCGGCAAGGACCAGGTCAACCCGGGCTCGCTGATTCTGTCGGCGGAAATGATGCTGCGCCACATGGGGTGGACCGAAGCGGCCGACCTGATCATCAAGGGCACCAACGGCGCGATTTCGGCCAAGACCGTGACCTATGACTTCGAACGCCTGATGGAGGGTGCCAAGCTGGTATCGTCCTCGGGCTTCGGTGATGCCCTGATCTCGCACATGTAA
- a CDS encoding cold shock domain-containing protein: MSVVKMKGKVKWFNNAKGYGFILADGKDIGDLFAHFSVIEMDGYKTLKAGQPVTFNVIQGPKGLHAINIKVVLAEDAPAPAPANVIVRVTETH, from the coding sequence ATGTCGGTCGTCAAGATGAAAGGTAAGGTGAAATGGTTCAATAATGCCAAGGGTTACGGTTTCATTCTTGCGGACGGCAAGGATATTGGAGACCTGTTCGCCCATTTTTCGGTGATCGAGATGGACGGCTACAAGACCCTGAAGGCCGGGCAACCGGTGACATTCAACGTCATCCAGGGGCCCAAGGGCCTGCACGCGATCAACATCAAGGTTGTCCTCGCCGAAGACGCGCCCGCGCCCGCCCCTGCCAATGTCATTGTCAGGGTCACCGAGACCCACTGA
- the clpS gene encoding ATP-dependent Clp protease adapter ClpS yields the protein MHAVSQIRLTFNQDRPDLHDDDSAGIAVQEAKPALQAPPMYKVVLFNDDYTPMDFVVEVLEVFFNLNRELATKVMLAVHTEGRAVCGVFTRDIAETKAMQVNQYARESQHPLLCEIEKDG from the coding sequence ATGCATGCAGTCAGCCAGATTCGACTAACATTCAATCAGGATCGCCCGGATCTACACGACGACGATTCCGCAGGCATTGCTGTTCAGGAAGCAAAGCCCGCATTACAGGCGCCACCGATGTACAAGGTGGTTTTGTTCAACGATGACTACACACCGATGGATTTCGTCGTCGAAGTGCTCGAGGTGTTTTTTAACCTGAATCGGGAGCTGGCGACCAAGGTCATGCTGGCCGTCCATACAGAGGGACGGGCAGTATGTGGCGTGTTTACCCGCGACATCGCCGAGACGAAGGCTATGCAGGTCAACCAGTACGCCCGGGAAAGCCAGCATCCGCTACTCTGTGAAATCGAGAAGGACGGTTAA